A stretch of the Vidua chalybeata isolate OUT-0048 chromosome 19, bVidCha1 merged haplotype, whole genome shotgun sequence genome encodes the following:
- the WFIKKN2 gene encoding WAP, Kazal, immunoglobulin, Kunitz and NTR domain-containing protein 2, whose amino-acid sequence MDIKGKKGPVGMPKEATCDRFMCIQQGSECDIWDGQPVCKCKDRCEKEPSFTCASDGLTYYNKCYMDAEACIKGITLNVVTCRYHLTWPNTSPIPPETTARPTTAYSETTVVDILPPTLVNNPVHQSVYVGETVSFLCDVSGRPKPEITWEKQVDGKDKVIMKPNHVRGNVVVTNIAQLVIYNTQLQDAGIYTCTAQNSGGLLQADFPLSVIRGEPTSKEASQNKTHFPTDECLKQPDSEDCGEEQTRWYYDAKKNNCFTFIYGNCNSNLNHFETYESCMLTCMNGPINICNLPALQGHCKAYEPRWAYNSLTKECQSFIYGGCGGNENNFESREACEEMCPFPKNTHCKACKPRQKLVTSFCKSDFVILGRITELTEDQDSGHALVTVEEILKDEKMGLKFLGKEPLEITLLNMDWSCPCPNMTTVDGQLIIMGDVHNGMAILQPDSFVGTSSIRRVRKLREVIHKKTCELLKEFLGLH is encoded by the coding sequence ATGGACATCAAGGGGAAAAAGGGGCCTGTGGGGATGCCCAAAGAGGCAACGTGTGACCGCTTCATGTGCATCCAGCAAGGCTCAGAGTGCGACATCTGGGATGGGCAGCCTGTCTGCAAATGCAAGGACAGATGTGAAAAGGAGCCAAGCTTTACCTGTGCCTCTGACGGGCTCACCTACTACAACAAGTGCTACATGGATGCAGAGGCCTGCATCAAAGGCATTACACTGAACGTGGTCACCTGTAGGTACCATCTCACCTGGCCAAACACCAGCCCTATCCCCCCAGAAACAACAGCTCGCCCTACCACCGCCTACTCTGAGACAACAGTTGTTGATATCCTGCCACCTACACTGGTGAACAACCCTGTCCATCAGTCCGTCTATGTGGGAGAGACCGTCAGCTTCCTCTGCGACGTCTCAGGGAGACCCAAGCCAGAAATCACATGGGAGAAGCAGGTCGATGGGAAGGACAAAGTCATCATGAAGCCAAACCACGTCAGAGGGAACGTCGTGGTCACCAACATCGCCCAGCTGGTCATCTACAACACGCAGTTGCAGGATGCGGGAATCTACACCTGCACTGCCCAGAACAGTGGTGGCCTCCTCCAGGCAGATTTCCCTTTGTCAGTCATCAGAGGAGAGCCCACATCCAAGGAAGCTTCCCAGAACAAAACACATTTCCCAACCGACGAGTGCCTGAAGCAGCCGGACAGTGAAGACTGTGGGGAAGAGCAGACCAGGTGGTACTATGATGCCAAGAAAAACAACTGCTTTACTTTCATCTATGGGAACTGCAACAGCAACCTCAACCACTTTGAGACCTATGAGAGTTGCATGCTAACGTGCATGAACGGCCCCATCAACATCTGCAACCTGCCTGCCCTTCAAGGCCACTGCAAGGCCTACGAGCCCAGGTGGGCCTACAACAGCTTGACAAAGGAGTGCCAGTCCTTTATCTACGGCGGGTGTGGAGGCAATGAGAATAACTTTGAGAGCCGGGAGGCCTGTGAGGAGATGTGCCCCTTCCCAAAGAACACGCACTGCAAGGCCTGCAAACCCCGCCAGAAGCTGGTGACCAGCTTTTGCAAAAGCGACTTTGTCATCCTGGGCCGCATCACGGAGCTGACCGAAGACCAAGACTCAGGACATGCCCTGGTGACGGTGGAGGAGATTCTCAAGGAtgaaaaaatgggattaaaatTCCTGGGGAAGGAACCACTAGAAATCACGCTTTTGAACATGGACTGGAGCTGCCCATGTCCCAACATGACCACAGTGGATGGCCAGCTCATCATCATGGGGGATGTCCACAATGGCATGGCCATTCTACAGCCAGACAGCTTTGTGGGCACCTCCAGCATCCGGCGTGTGCGCAAGCTCCGCGAAGTTATCCACAAGAAAACCTGTGAGCTTTTGAAAGAGTTCCTGGGATTGCATTAA